The DNA window ACTAAACAAAAGtgtttatttcaaaaaaaaaaaaaaaagaaaatcgAATAGAATtgttacgtatatatgttttttttttttttcatctgtttttttgttatatatatatatatatttatttatttataaatatatgtatatttacagttatatatgtatatttacagatatatatgtatatttacagatatatatgtatatttatgtacataagaGATTTTTTGTAGTTAAATGGAATCGTATTGAGATTATACATTACATACATGATTgtgaataattttaattattcacTTGTCCATTCGTTCTTGagtattttttcatatgcatttttattcttcattcatttatttatcagTTCtcttcattcatttatttatcagTTCtcttcattcatttatttatcagTTCtcttcattcatttatttatcagTTCtcttcattcatttatttatcagTTCtcttcattcatttatttatcagTTCACTTGTTcgtttgttcatttattcgTCTGTTCTTTTCTTCGTCTGTTCGTTTGTTTGTCTGTTCTTCTGTTCGTTTATTCGTTTATTCGTTTGTTcgtttatttgttaattcttttgttcgtttatttattcatttatttatacgttcatccatatatatatttttttttttttttttgtatatttttatgaaaaatagtttatttaagaacattaatacaaataaataactgtaacaaaattaagatataattttttttatatttgttttcaccttttttttttctttttttttttggtatattattttaaatacgCATAAATGGAGAGGAGGGGactatataataagaatatatatacacacataaaataattatattttttttttttttttaaacctttatatatatatgccagATATTTCctcttataatattttaataattcgCAAAAATTTACggaaatttaaaattatatctattattaataaaggAGTGTAATTAacgaattttataaatatacatatgcgcataatattatatgtgcGTGTATATTTGACTCCTATGCGCATGACTAtctataatgtatattatacataatcaTGCGCATTtccttttataatatatattatacatactcttatgcatatacacatataatatatatattatatatacatatatatgtatatacatatatgtatatgcacacGTATATTCCCCTCGCACAGAATAAATGATAGCATTTTTTATGCAtgtttttccatttaaaaattttaaaaattttaggtgaaaaaaaagtaaaaaaaaaaagatttatttttattcccttttttttttttttttttatacctcCTTTTTATGTTCATAACATTTAAAGCAATAACGcataaaagaatatagaCTTTTACTTATGCTTTTaaattacacatatatatatatatatattttaatatatatatatattttttaatatatatataatattttaacataatttaacatatcatagcttaatatatcatagcttaatatatcataatttaacatatcatagcttaatatatcatagcttaatatatcatagcttaatatatcatagcttaatatatcatagcttaacataacataatataacataccataacataatatatcataCCATAACGCACGCATTTACCtttcaaaaatattgtaaaaatcaaaaataaaaggagaaAATGTCAACAGCTACACAGTTGGGGATATCAGAAAGAGAATATGAAGAAGCTTTAGCtgtagaaaaattatttttcatatccTCAAGAGAAAGATGtaattattgtaataatGGAAAATCAACGTTTGttgatacatataattatgaatttttatgtgataaatgttcatataaaagtaaacacaaaaaaaagattgGAGAAGATTCTATAAGCTATTATGATGTTCAAAAATTAGAGCGCAAATTTGGGGATGCTTCTTCAAgttataataacaataatagtagtaattataacaattattataataataaacatagTCGAAAGTCAAATAATCATCATCATCACCACCATCatgataaaaaaggaaaatcaAAAAGTAGACATTCATCaagcaaaaaatatgtaGAAGAACTTtcaaatgatgataataGTTCCTCATATTCATATGAGGGAAAATCAAgaagagaaaagaaaaaaaaaaaagaaagagaaaaatatagagAAAAGGATAGAGAAAAAGATAGAGGTAGTGATAGGgacagaaaaaaagataaatataacagtaatagtagtaataatcatagtaataaagataaatattatagtaaaaagaaaaaaaaaagtgtcgAATCCAATGATGACTTTGATGATGATTTTTGTCTAAATGATTATTATGATCATACCACCCCTGGTATGATGGGAATTATGAATTCAAATAACTTGAACAGTTCAGATTTTACTAAAAACTGTAGTATCTTGGATAGCAATTTTCAAGattttgataataataatggttCTGGTAGTCATATAAACTATAATCAGAtgaatgataataattttagcGATTTTAACGCAgtcagtaataataatataagtcatactaataatttatcttttGATCATCCGCATTTTACTAATGATAATTATagtaattcaaaatatatgaacactCCAAATAATGAATTAGTCAATCTTAATAATAATCCCTTATCGCTGGACGATTTTAATCCTATGCATTTCAAAAGTAGTAggaatttttcaaataactTTAACATGCAAATGAGTGATGAGATGGAATTAAATAAAGTCAAATACAGTAACAATATAAATGGTAGTACTAGCAGTAgtagaaataataacattagtaattgtaatagtaataaagtAAGCTTGCATGCGTACGATCCGTTTGATAGCGGCATTAGTTCCGCACACAATGACAAAAGTAGATACAGTCATAATAATCGTAGTAGtcatagtaataataatattgtgGACAACTTAAATTACTTTAACAATTTGAATTTTCCTAGTAACACTCATCAAAACAGTATGAACaatagattatatatattgaacaAAAGGAATTCGTTAAATCCCAGTTTTCCTCAAAGTAATAATTCCAATTCATTATACAACCAATACTCATTGGGGACAAATCCATATGCGTTAAGTAaacaaaatatgataaatggaaaaatgctttacgataataataagaattataacacgaataataaaaatatcactTCTTTTATGTTAAACAGTAGTCATATGAGCAAATcgaatagtaataataatatgaataatattaataattgtgGTCTAGACCCACTAGATTCAAATATGAACAACTTGTTTAGCTATTGTAAgcacaataatataaatgagcTAAAAACATGGAAGAATGATGGTAACAcgcatattaataataagaacaataataataataataatagtatgtATAACTCAGATTTTTCACCTGTTACTGTATCGGATAAAAACCCATTCTCCCTTCAGAATATTATatcaaatacaaaaaataaagattcaCCCAGTTACACTAATTCTTTAGCGGATGATATGTATAGGAActtatataagtaaataattttaatctGCATTTTTGATTATTTGCAGAAGAGGAGAGGAATCAGAGgagctttattttttccacattttatttttccgtattttgtttttccattttttattttttccttaattaattttttcccgacgttattttttctctacCATATTTGTttcacaatttttattttatttttgatttactgaatgtatatgttttaatgttacaaggatatataatatgtattccTTTACATATACGTGTTattgtgtatgtatacatatacgcatatacatgtatacatatacatatgtacaaacTAGTGTATGCCTTTATAGTtatctgttttattttgcgCACATTTCTGTATcccgcttttttttttttttttgtacattatTCATTACCACCCCTCTcatgatatttttaaatgaaatgatTGACTTTATATGGGTAAACATACACAAttacacatgtatacatgtatgtatgtatgtatgtatgtatgtatgtatgtatgtatgtatgtatgtatgtatgtatgtatgtatgtatgtatgtatgtatgtatgtatgtatgtatgtatgtatgtatgtatgtatgtatgtatgtatgtatgtatgtatgtatgtatgtatgtatgtatgtatgtatgtatatatatatatatatacatgtgcgCGTGTATGTTTCATATTTGgcttatttaattttgttttatagttgtttttaaatttttttattagtgtaatttttttgggtatttttttttttttttttttttttgtatttacataatatagccatttataaatatatgctatATAGCATAACTTTGAaccatatttat is part of the Plasmodium malariae genome assembly, chromosome: 14 genome and encodes:
- the PmUG01_14043200 gene encoding conserved Plasmodium protein, unknown function, which translates into the protein MSTATQLGISEREYEEALAVEKLFFISSRERCNYCNNGKSTFVDTYNYEFLCDKCSYKSKHKKKIGEDSISYYDVQKLERKFGDASSSYNNNNSSNYNNYYNNKHSRKSNNHHHHHHHDKKGKSKSRHSSSKKYVEELSNDDNSSSYSYEGKSRREKKKKKEREKYREKDREKDRGSDRDRKKDKYNSNSSNNHSNKDKYYSKKKKKSVESNDDFDDDFCLNDYYDHTTPGMMGIMNSNNLNSSDFTKNCSILDSNFQDFDNNNGSGSHINYNQMNDNNFSDFNAVSNNNISHTNNLSFDHPHFTNDNYSNSKYMNTPNNELVNLNNNPLSLDDFNPMHFKSSRNFSNNFNMQMSDEMELNKVKYSNNINGSTSSSRNNNISNCNSNKVSLHAYDPFDSGISSAHNDKSRYSHNNRSSHSNNNIVDNLNYFNNLNFPSNTHQNSMNNRLYILNKRNSLNPSFPQSNNSNSLYNQYSLGTNPYALSKQNMINGKMLYDNNKNYNTNNKNITSFMLNSSHMSKSNSNNNMNNINNCGLDPLDSNMNNLFSYCKHNNINELKTWKNDGNTHINNKNNNNNNNSMYNSDFSPVTVSDKNPFSLQNIISNTKNKDSPSYTNSLADDMYRNLYK